Proteins from one Ipomoea triloba cultivar NCNSP0323 chromosome 1, ASM357664v1 genomic window:
- the LOC116027391 gene encoding uncharacterized protein LOC116027391: MALNVNDPLALLRAKLERVRLETPEIPVANLGLFKDVPDLRELLDEEKKDFRDDEYLEQEGFYIDKSDLDFLAKFGRVVMPMLSHGFDTCGIVGLFILAYNLRVPNTVGEGMVFEHINPHHAIYDFAGEIVPNVQYSGRAPPAAYEPTIDPVKEAIFYCYIAASTLRLFSKSVENYVHAWDNIVNKFSSFYGFVPPRAIMPPTIQSLTGLQTAFSADTRMRMTLYKILYHAKRDQSLDGLRRFLYEMHLTNTGVHAVGIFANLVSILNMESGYILKTMHTAMFERQFEALKRMTRMATSTEPHYTKKMWRFGRIFDHNFMSSLQTKACPKFVYILASMLKQEDPAKFQNITRIFHFNHLSEDAKMRCETVAKALLKQIREGQPQVPPTEM; encoded by the coding sequence ATGGCACTAAATGTAAATGATCCACTTGCACTATTAAGAGCGAAACTGGAAAGGGTGCGGCTTGAGACTCCCGAAATTCCTGTGGCCAATCTGGGACTTTTTAAAGACGTTCCAGATTTAAGGGAACTTTTGGATGAAGAAAAGAAGGATTTTAGGGATGATGAATACCTGGAACAAGAGGGATTTTACATCGACAAGTCAGATTTGGACTTTCTGGCCAAGTTTGGTAGAGTAGTTATGCCTATGTTGTCTCATGGCTTTGACACTTGTGGAATAGTAGGCTTATTTATACTAGCTTACAATCTTAGGGTGCCCAACACAGTAGGAGAAGGGATGGTTTTCGAACATATAAACCCACATCACGCAATTTATGATTTTGCCGGAGAAATTGTCCCAAATGTTCAATATTCAGGAAGAGCACCACCAGCTGCCTATGAGCCTACTATAGATCCAGTGAAGGAGGCAATATTCTACTGCTATATTGCTGCTAGTACACTAAGATTGTTCTCTAAATCAGTAGAGAATTATGTGCATGCTTGGGACAACATAGTGAACAAGTTCAGCAGCTTCTATGGATTCGTACCCCCTCGGGCTATAATGCCTCCAACTATTCAATCCTTGACTGGTCTACAAACAGCATTTTCCGCAGACACTCGTATGAGAATGACATTATACAAAATCCTCTATCATGCAAAGAGAGATCAAAGCTTGGATGGGCTGAGGAGGTTCTTATATGAGATGCATCTGACGAATACAGGAGTCCATGCGGTAGGGATTTTTGCCAACTTAGTCAGTATCCTGAACATGGAAAGCGGATATATTCTAAAGACAATGCATACTGCCATGTTTGAGAGACAGTTTGAAGCTTTAAAGCGTATGACCAGAATGGCGACGTCTACTGAGCCCCATTATACAAAAAAGATGTGGAGATTCGGAAGAATATTCGACCACAACTTCATGTCAAGCTTACAGACAAAAGCTTGCCCAAAGTTTGTCTACATCTTGGCCAGTATGTTGAAACAAGAGGATCCAGCCAAATTTCAGAACATAACCCGAATTTTTCATTTCAATCATCTGAGTGAGGATGCAAAGATGAGATGCGAAACAGTAGCAAAAGCACTACTGAAACAAATCCGTGAAGGCCAACCCCAAGTGCCCCCGACagagatgtaa
- the LOC116027425 gene encoding 5'-adenylylsulfate reductase 1, chloroplastic-like, whose product MAFAFSSTAIHGSSLSQHTKGSQMGCFPAWDGAHGPPPAVRFSGRHSAVRPLKDEAKRNESAVASASASAAAIVTPDVAEKVEAEDYGKLAKQLGNASPFEIMDMALEKFGDEIAIAFSGTEDVALIEYAHLTGRPFRVFSLDTGRLNPETYRFFDVIEKHYGIHIEYTFPDAVEVQALVRNKGLFSFYEDGHEECCHVRKVRPLRRALKSLRAWITGQRKDQSPGTRSEIPVVQLDPSFEGKDGGVGSLVKWNPLANMEGNDVWSFLRTMNVPVNSLHSQGYISIGCEPCTRPVLPGQHERDGRWWWEDAKVKECGLHKGNIKDGGSLNGTGNGAFHATKADILDSKHIVTLSRPGIENMLKTEERREPWMVVLYAPWC is encoded by the exons ATGGCATTTGCGTTCAGTTCAACAGCGATTCATGGCAGCTCTCTATCTCAACATACAAAAG GATCACAAATGGGATGTTTTCCGGCGTGGGATGGGGCGCATGGGCCACCGCCGGCGGTGAGGTTCTCCGGGCGTCATTCCGCCGTGAGGCCATTAAAGGATGAGGCAAAACGCAATGAGTCGGCTGTTGCCTCAGCCTCAGCCTCAGCAGCAGCCATTGTTACTCCAG ATGTTGCTGAGAAAGTAGAGGCAGAAGACTATGGGAAGCTAGCTAAGCAACTGGGAAATGCTTCCCCTTTTGAGATTATGGACATGGCTCTTGAGAAATTTGGGGATGAAATTGCTATTGCCTTCAG TGGCACAGAAGATGTTGCTTTGATTGAGTATGCACACCTAACTGGTCGACCATTTAGAGTATTCAGTCTTGATACTGGGAGGTTAAACCCGGAGACATATAGATTTTTCGATGTAATCGAGAAACACTATGGTATTCATATCGAATACACGTTTCCTGATGCTGTTGAAGTCCAAGCTTTGGTGAGGAACAAGGGGCTTTTCTCTTTTTACGAGGATGGCCACGAGGAATGCTGCCATGTGAGGAAAGTGAGGCCCTTGAGGAGGGCGTTGAAGAGCTTACGTGCTTGGATCACTGGGCAGCGGAAAGATCAATCCCCTGGCACCCGATCTGAAATTCCAGTTGTTCAGTTAGACCCGTCGTTCGAGGGGAAAGATGGCGGGGTTGGAAGCTTGGTGAAGTGGAACCCGTTGGCGAATATGGAGGGCAACGACGTTTGGAGCTTCCTTAGAACGATGAACGTGCCTGTGAACTCGTTGCATTCCCAAGGCTACATCTCCATCGGGTGTGAACCCTGCACGAGGCCCGTCCTACCCGGGCAACACGAGAGAGACGGGAGGTGGTGGTGGGAAGATGCAAAGGTCAAGGAATGCGGTTTACATAAAGGCAACATCAAAGACGGAGGAAGCTTAAATGGCACCGGAAATGGCGCTTTCCATGCCACTAAAGCGGATATTCTAGACTCCAAGCATATCGTAACCTTAAGCAGGCCTGGAATCGAGAACATGTTGAAAACCGAAGAAAGGAGAGAGCCGTGGATGGTCGTTCTTTACGCCCCCTGGTGCTGA
- the LOC116027078 gene encoding uncharacterized protein LOC116027078, with protein MLPPELQPRTVRPYISSSISVPNLSSTLTSGYSPKRNPSLSPDASFYGLGSIASSRSLKNSRFAPSSFAHNARIAVALIPCAAFLLDLGGTPVIATITFGLMAAYILDSLNLKSASFFAVWFSLIFAQIAFFFSSSLTVTFNSIALGLLATLVCALVNFLIGVWASLQFKWIQIENPTIVMALERLLFACIPVIASTIFTWATVSAVGMINAAYYLMVFNCIFYWLFSIPRVSSFKMKQEVSYHGGEVPNDSLILGQLESCLHTLNLLFIPLMFHIASHYSVMFSSSAAVCDLCLLFFIPFLFQLYASTRGALWWVTKNDHQLQSIRMVNGSIALVVVVICLEARVVFHSFGRYIQVPPPFNYLLVTISMLGGAAAAAAYALGMISDAFSSLAFTVVGVIVSAAGAIVIGFPVLFIPLPSIAGFCLARFFTKKSASSYFAFVALGSLMFAWFVMHNYWGLNIWLAGMSLKSFCKLIVGCVILAMTIPGLAILPPKLRFLTEFGLISHALLLCHIENQFFSYSNIYYYGMENDVMYPSYMVFMTTFLGLAIVRRLLVDNRIGQKAVWVLTCLYFSKLSMLFISSRTVLWASAILSLAVTPPVLLYRDRSRPASKMKPWQGYAHTVVVALSVWFCRETIFEALQWWNGRPPSDGLILGSCILLTGLACLPIVVLHFSHVMSAKRCLVLVLATGLLFILMQPPIPLSLNYRSDFIKAARQSADDISIYGFFASKPTWPSWLLIVAILLTLAAITSIIPIKYIVELRTFYAIAMGISLGIYISAEYFLQAAVLHALIVVTMVCTSVFVVFTHFPSASSPKLLPWIFALLVALFPVTYLLEGQVRINKSMLGDDGVLDVGEEDSKLATYLAVEGARTSLLGLYAAILMLIALEVKFELASLMREKAEGGGLRHSQSSQSSSASVTPRLRFMHQRRASTVSSFTIKRMAAEGAWMPAVGNVATIMCFAICLILNVNLTGGSNRAIFFLAPILLLINQDSDFVAGFGDKQRYFPVAVAISSYLVLTALYSIWEESWHGNEGWGLEIGGPIWFFAVKNLALLVLTFPSHILFNRFVWSYTKQADTLPLLTIPLNLPSVLMTDIIKVKILGLLGVVYSLAQYLISRQQYISGLKYI; from the exons ATGTTGCCGCCGGAGCTCCAACCGCGGACGGTCCGTCCCTACATTTCGTCCTCGATAAGCGTTCCGAATCTCTCATCCACTCTGACCAGCGGCTACAGCCCCAAACGGAACCCTAGCCTCAGTCCCGATGCTTCGTTCTACGGTCTCGGCAGCATCGCTTCTTCTAGATCGCTCAAGAACTCCAGGTTTGCTCCCTCATCTTTCGCGCACAACGCTAGAATCGCCGTTGCCCTGATCCCTTGTGCCGCCTTCCTCCTTGACCTAGGCGGTACTCCCGTGATCGCCACCATCACTTTCGGCCTCATGGCGGCCTACATCCTGGATTCTCTCAATTTGAAGTCCGCTTCATTTTTCGCGGTTTGGTTCTCCCTCATCTTCGCTCAGATTGCTTTCTTCTTCAGCTCCTCACTTACTGTCACCTTCAATTCCATTGCTCTCGGCCTTCTCGCCACATTGGTTTGTGCTCTAGTCAATTTCCTGATTGGAGTTTGGGCTTCGCTGCAATTCAAGTGGATTCAGATAGAAAATCCTACCATTGTGATGGCTCTTGAGCGGCTTTTGTTTGCCTGTATTCCGGTAATAGCTTCTACCATTTTCACCTGGGCAACAGTCTCCGCAGTTGGTATGATCAATGCGGCTTATTATCTCATGGTATTTAATTGCATATTCTATTGGCTTTTCTCGATTCCCCGTGTATCATCGTTCAAGATGAAGCAAGAAGTGAGTTACCATGGCGGAGAGGTTCCAAATGACAGTCTAATCCTTGGTCAGCTTGAGAGTTGTTTGCACACCCTCAACCTTTTGTTCATACCTCTGATGTTTCATATTGCTTCCCATTATTCGGTTATGTTCTCCTCCAGTGCTGCTGTTTGTGATTTGTGTCTTCTTTTCTTCATCCCCTTTTTATTTCAATTGTATGCCTCCACTAGAGGGGCTCTGTGGTGGGTCACTAAGAATGACCACCAGTTGCAGAGCATTCGCATGGTGAATGGTTCTATTGCTTTGGTTGTTGTTGTAATTTGCCTGGAGGCTAGAGTTGTTTTCCATTCATTTGGGAGATACATTCAGGTCCCACCACCATTCAATTACTTGCTTGTCACCATTTCAATGCTTGGAGgggcagcagcagcagctgcTTATGCTCTTGGGATGATATCTGATGCTTTTTCTTCATTAGCATTCACTGTTGTGGGTGTCATCGTGAGTGCAGCCGGAGCTATTGTAATAGGATTTCCTGTACTG TTTATTCCATTACCATCAATTGCTGGATTTTGTTTGGCTAGGTTTTTTACAAAAAAGAGTGCTTCATCATACTTTGCATTTGTTGCACTTGGGAGCTTGATGTTTGCATGGTTTGTGATGCACAATTACTGGGGTCTAAATATTTGGCTGGCTGGAATGTCTTTAAAGTCCTTTTGCAAGCTTATTGTTGGTTGTGTTATCTTGGCAATGACTATTCCTGGTCTAGCTATCCTCCCTCCGAAACTTCGATTTTTAACTGAGTTTGGTTTGATCAGCCATGCATTGCTGCTATGCCACATTGAAAACCAGTTTTTTAGTTACTCTAACATATACTATTATGGGATGGAGAATGATGTGATGTATCCAAGTTATATGGTTTTCATGACTACTTTTTTGGGTTTAGCAATTGTTAGGAGGCTGCTTGTGGACAATCGAATTGGACAGAAGGCAGTCTGGGTTCTAACTTGCCTTTATTTCTCAAAGCTGTCCATGCTTTTCATATCATCGAGGACTGTTTTGTGGGCATCAGCTATTCTTTCTCTTGCTGTTACTCCTCCAGTACTTCTTTATAG GGACAGGTCAAGACCTGCATCAAAGATGAAGCCTTGGCAAGGTTATGCGCATACTGTGGTGGTTGCTTTATCAGTATGGTTCTGTCGTGAAACAATATTTGAAGCTCTTCAGTGGTGGAACGGCAGACCTCCATCTGATGGTTTGATTTTAGGTTCCTGTATTCTATTGACAGGATTGGCTTGTCTGCCCATAGTTGTGCTCCATTTCTCCCATGTTATG tCCGCCAAGAGATGCTTGGTGCTGGTGTTAGCTACAGGCCTGTTGTTTATTTTGATGCAGCCACCTATCCCGTTGTCATTGAACTACCGCTCTGATTTCATTAAAGCTGCTCGTCAATCTGCGGATGACATTTCCATTTATGGTTTCTTTGCATCAAAGCCAACATGGCCATCATGGTTGCTTATAGTGGCAATCCTACTCACACTGGCTGCCATTACCTCAATCATACCCATAAAGTACATTGTTGAATTAAGAACTTTCTATGCCATTGCTATGGGAATTTCTCTTGGAATCTACATATCTGCAGAATATTTTCTTCAGGCGGCAGTCCTGCATGCACTTATTGTTGTTACCATGGTCTGTACATCTGTATTTGTGGTCTTTACCCATTTTCCATCTGCCTCGAGTCCAAAGCTCCTCCCATGGATATTTGCTTTGCTTGTGGCCCTTTTTCCAGTCACTTATTTGTTGGAAGGCCAGGTGAGAATAAACAAAAGCATGCTTGGAGACGATGGAGTGCTGGATGTGGGGGAGGAAGACAGCAAGTTGGCAACATATTTGGCAGTTGAAGGTGCAAGGACATCTCTTCTTGGCTTATATGCTGCAATCCTAATGCTTATAGCTCTTGAGGTGAAGTTTGAACTGGCTTCACTCATGCGAGAAAAAGCGGAAGGGGGTGGATTAAGACATAGCCAGTCTAGTCAGAGCAGCTCTGCCAGTGTCACCCCAAGATTGAGGTTCATGCATCAACGCCGGGCTTCAACTGTTTCTAGCTTTACAATAAAGAGGATGGCTGCCGAGGGTGCCTGGATGCCTGCCGTTGGCAATGTTGCCACAATTATGTGCTTTGCAATATGCCTGATCTTAAATGTCAATCTCACGGGTGGGTCAAACCGTGCTATATTCTTCTTGGCACCCATCTTGCTCCTCATTAATCAGGACTCTGATTTTGTTGCTGGATTTGGGGACAAGCAGAGGTACTTCCCTGTTGCAGTTGCCATCTCATCCTACCTGGTATTAACAGCCCTTTATAGTATATGGGAAGAGTCATGGCATGGAAATGAAGGCTGGGGTTTGGAAATTGGTGGACCAATTTGGTTTTTCGCTGTTAAGAATTTAGCACTCCTCGTTCTTACATTTCCAAGCCATATCCTTTTCAATCGCTTTGTTTGGAGCTACACTAAGCAAGCTGACACACTGCCTTTGCTGACAATACCCCTTAATCTACCATCAGTTTTGATGACAGATATCATCAAGGTCAAGATATTGGGGCTCCTTGGAGTTGTATATTCTTTAGCTCAGTATCTGATATCCAGACAACAATATATTTCGggattaaaatatatttag